In a single window of the Flavobacterium sp. W4I14 genome:
- a CDS encoding TldD protein (product_source=KO:K03568; cath_funfam=3.30.2290.10; cog=COG0312; ko=KO:K03568; pfam=PF01523,PF19289,PF19290; superfamily=111283), whose product MKRKDFLYLSGMGMGALLLPDLSAFGTPIDPLQALDGVDVKIKKELADVALNAAKSKGATYADIRIGRYLNQFVATREKRVQGVANTESYGVGIRVLANGCWGFAATNNVTKDAIAKAAEQAVAVAKANAKIQGEPVQLAPQKGYGEVSWKTPIEINAFEVPVKEKVDLLLNVNDVAMQNGANFVNSVIFAVNEQKYFASTDGSYIDQDVHRIYPTFNVTKVDRESGKFKTRNALSAPSGKGYEYMHARPEDKVTGVVTRYKGRYDMLEDVKEAARVATEKVKAKSVEPGKYDLVLDPSHLWLTIHESVGHPTELDRVLGYEANYAGTSFLTLDKWESKNFKFGSDKVNIVADKTQVGSLGAVGYDDEGVKCKKWDLIKNGILTSYQAIRDQAHIIGLTESNGCCYSQGWDDVQFQRMPNVSLQPGKEKLSVDDMIKNVEKGIYIIGDGSFSIDQQRYNFQFGGQIFYEIKEGKIAGMLNDVAYQANTQEFWNSCNAICDESDYRLGGSFNDGKGQPSQSSAVSHGSATTRFNGVNVINTARKI is encoded by the coding sequence TTGAAAAGAAAAGACTTCCTCTACTTATCCGGAATGGGTATGGGTGCCCTACTCCTTCCCGACCTTTCTGCATTCGGAACTCCTATAGACCCTTTACAGGCTTTAGATGGAGTAGATGTAAAAATTAAAAAGGAACTGGCTGATGTTGCACTAAATGCGGCAAAATCAAAAGGTGCAACTTACGCTGATATCCGTATTGGGCGTTATTTAAACCAGTTTGTAGCCACCCGCGAAAAACGTGTTCAAGGCGTAGCCAATACCGAATCGTATGGTGTAGGTATCCGTGTTTTAGCCAATGGCTGCTGGGGCTTCGCTGCCACAAACAATGTAACCAAAGATGCCATTGCCAAAGCAGCCGAACAAGCGGTTGCCGTTGCAAAAGCCAATGCCAAAATACAGGGTGAACCGGTTCAACTGGCTCCTCAGAAAGGTTATGGCGAGGTAAGTTGGAAAACACCAATCGAAATTAATGCTTTCGAAGTTCCGGTAAAGGAGAAGGTAGACCTCCTTTTGAACGTAAACGATGTGGCCATGCAGAATGGAGCCAATTTTGTAAATTCTGTTATTTTCGCGGTTAATGAGCAGAAATACTTCGCATCAACCGATGGTTCTTACATCGATCAGGATGTTCACCGCATTTACCCAACTTTTAACGTAACCAAAGTTGACCGCGAATCGGGTAAATTTAAAACACGTAATGCATTAAGTGCACCTTCTGGAAAGGGTTATGAATATATGCATGCCCGCCCTGAAGATAAAGTTACTGGTGTTGTAACCCGCTATAAAGGCCGTTACGATATGCTGGAAGATGTAAAAGAAGCAGCCCGTGTAGCAACAGAAAAAGTAAAGGCAAAATCGGTTGAGCCAGGTAAATACGATCTGGTTTTAGATCCTTCGCACCTTTGGTTAACCATACATGAATCTGTTGGCCACCCTACAGAATTAGACCGTGTTTTAGGCTACGAAGCCAATTATGCAGGCACCAGTTTCCTTACTTTAGATAAATGGGAATCAAAAAATTTCAAATTTGGCAGTGATAAAGTAAATATTGTAGCCGATAAAACCCAGGTAGGTTCGTTAGGTGCTGTTGGCTACGATGATGAAGGCGTAAAATGCAAAAAATGGGATCTGATCAAGAATGGGATACTCACAAGCTACCAAGCCATCCGCGATCAGGCACACATTATCGGCTTAACAGAATCAAATGGTTGCTGTTATTCGCAGGGCTGGGATGATGTTCAGTTTCAGCGGATGCCTAATGTTTCGCTACAGCCAGGAAAAGAAAAACTGAGTGTTGATGATATGATCAAAAATGTTGAAAAAGGCATTTACATTATTGGCGACGGAAGTTTTTCTATCGATCAACAGCGTTACAATTTTCAGTTCGGCGGACAGATATTCTACGAAATTAAGGAAGGTAAAATTGCAGGCATGCTTAACGATGTGGCCTACCAGGCCAATACGCAAGAGTTCTGGAATTCGTGTAATGCCATTTGCGATGAAAGTGATTACCGTTTAGGTGGTTCGTTTAATGATGGAAAAGGACAGCCTTCTCAAAGCAGTGCCGTATCGCATGGCAGTGCCACTACCCGGTTTAATGGAGTTAATGTTATCAATACAGCAAGAAAAATATAA
- a CDS encoding putative Zn-dependent protease (product_source=COG0312; cog=COG0312; pfam=PF01523,PF19289,PF19290; superfamily=111283) — translation MAILSKEEAQAILKKVIGYSKADFCEVGLNGSDGGNIRYARNAVSTAGQISTMSLGVSSTFGKKTGSATINEFDDASLQKVVKRAEELAMLAPENPEFMPPLDPQTFPESNTYNAKTAAMTPDTRAEMVGKSLSVSKAAGLDAAGFLENSTRFNAIMNSKGLFAYNKGTDVSFSVTVRNKQGTGSGYIEQGFNDLDKMDTLALSKIAASKANGSAGAKAIEPGKYTVILEPLAASDIIGNMFRGFDARSADEGRSFMSKKGGGTRLGEQLFSENVNIYSDPMNAEIPSATFTGEGLPVKRTQWVEKGVVKNLSYSRYWAAQKNVQPLPFSRSMVIEGGTQSLEDLIKSTEKGILVTRFWYIRSVDPQTLLLTGLTRDGTFYIENGEIKFPIKNFRFNESPVIMLNNVEALGKPVRTGSGLIPPMKIRDFTFTSLSDAI, via the coding sequence ATGGCCATATTAAGTAAAGAAGAAGCCCAGGCGATATTAAAAAAAGTAATCGGTTATTCGAAAGCCGATTTCTGTGAAGTAGGTTTAAACGGTTCTGATGGGGGGAATATCCGTTATGCCCGCAATGCGGTTTCTACTGCAGGGCAGATCAGTACCATGAGCTTAGGCGTAAGCTCCACTTTTGGTAAAAAAACGGGTTCGGCAACGATAAATGAATTTGATGATGCTTCCTTACAAAAGGTGGTAAAAAGAGCAGAAGAACTGGCCATGCTGGCACCAGAAAACCCTGAGTTTATGCCTCCATTAGATCCACAGACTTTTCCAGAATCGAATACGTATAATGCTAAAACTGCTGCCATGACTCCTGATACCAGGGCAGAAATGGTAGGAAAAAGTTTAAGTGTATCAAAAGCAGCTGGTTTAGATGCGGCCGGTTTCTTAGAAAACTCAACTCGTTTTAACGCGATCATGAACTCTAAAGGTTTGTTCGCCTACAATAAAGGCACCGATGTTTCTTTTTCGGTAACGGTTAGAAACAAGCAAGGAACAGGATCAGGCTACATTGAGCAAGGCTTTAATGATCTCGACAAAATGGATACCCTGGCACTTAGCAAAATTGCAGCGAGCAAAGCCAATGGTTCGGCAGGTGCAAAAGCCATCGAACCAGGAAAGTATACTGTTATTTTAGAACCACTTGCAGCCAGCGATATAATCGGCAATATGTTTAGGGGTTTTGATGCCAGAAGTGCTGACGAAGGCCGGAGCTTTATGAGCAAAAAGGGTGGTGGTACACGTTTAGGGGAGCAATTGTTCTCAGAAAACGTAAATATCTACTCTGATCCAATGAATGCTGAAATCCCGTCTGCTACATTCACAGGCGAAGGTTTACCAGTAAAAAGAACACAATGGGTTGAAAAAGGGGTAGTTAAAAACCTGTCTTATTCAAGATATTGGGCTGCACAAAAAAATGTTCAACCACTTCCTTTTAGCCGCAGCATGGTCATAGAAGGCGGAACACAATCGTTGGAAGACCTAATCAAAAGTACTGAAAAAGGCATATTGGTTACCCGTTTCTGGTATATCCGGTCCGTAGATCCTCAAACGTTATTACTCACCGGGTTAACGCGTGACGGTACTTTTTACATCGAAAATGGAGAAATTAAATTTCCGATCAAAAATTTCAGGTTTAATGAAAGTCCGGTAATTATGCTCAACAATGTTGAAGCTTTAGGTAAGCCGGTGAGAACGGGAAGCGGATTGATTCCACCAATGAAAATCCGCGATTTTACGTTTACTTCATTATCAGATGCGATTTAA
- a CDS encoding TldD protein (product_source=KO:K03568; cath_funfam=3.30.2290.10; cog=COG0312; ko=KO:K03568; pfam=PF01523,PF19289; superfamily=111283) — MRRRDFLYMTGVGLGASMMPNIPAFGKIISVEESLMPVDIALKKKMADVALNAAKSKGATYADVRIGRYLNQVVATRETRVENISNSESYGLGVRVIANGSWGFAATNNMDNASIAKAAETAVAIAKGNSKLMEEPVQLAAQKGYGEVSWKTPIEINAFEVPIADKVDLLLKVNSEAMKGGAKYISSNLFMINEQKYFASTDGSYIDQDIHRLWPTFTLTKTDAASGKFETRNALSAPMGMGFEYLKPKDEEKINGGPVTMYKKRYDILEDVREAAVHVDEKLKAKPVAPGKYDLVLDPSHLFLTIHESVGHPTELDRVLGYEANYAGTSFLTLDKWESKKFNFGSKEVNIIGDKLEVGSLGAVGYDDEGVKCGQWDIIKDGILVNYQTIRDQAHILGLKESQGCCYADSWDSIQFQRMPNVSLAPGNAVLSAADMVKNVEKGIYMFGRNSYSIDQQRYNFQFSAQLAYEIKDGKIVGMFKDAAYQANTQEFWNSCVQRCDKNDYRLGGTFSDGKGQPGQASAVSHGSATTRFNGVNVINTGRKLG; from the coding sequence TTGAGAAGAAGAGATTTTTTATACATGACAGGTGTTGGCCTTGGTGCCAGCATGATGCCCAATATACCTGCCTTTGGCAAAATTATTTCTGTTGAAGAATCTTTAATGCCTGTTGACATTGCCCTAAAGAAAAAAATGGCCGATGTTGCCCTCAACGCTGCAAAAAGCAAAGGTGCAACTTATGCAGATGTACGTATAGGACGGTATTTAAATCAGGTAGTAGCTACGAGAGAAACCAGGGTAGAAAACATCTCCAATTCAGAATCTTATGGTTTGGGTGTTCGTGTGATTGCCAATGGAAGCTGGGGGTTTGCCGCTACCAACAATATGGATAATGCCAGCATCGCCAAAGCTGCAGAAACTGCCGTAGCCATTGCCAAAGGAAATTCTAAACTCATGGAAGAACCTGTTCAATTAGCAGCACAAAAAGGATATGGGGAGGTAAGCTGGAAAACACCTATCGAAATTAATGCTTTTGAGGTACCCATTGCTGACAAAGTTGACCTGCTTTTAAAGGTAAATAGTGAGGCTATGAAAGGCGGTGCAAAATACATCAGTTCCAATCTTTTTATGATCAATGAGCAGAAATATTTTGCGTCAACCGACGGTTCTTATATCGATCAGGATATCCATAGGCTATGGCCAACCTTTACCCTAACCAAAACAGATGCGGCCAGTGGTAAGTTCGAAACAAGAAATGCCTTAAGTGCACCAATGGGTATGGGTTTTGAATACCTGAAACCAAAAGACGAAGAAAAAATTAACGGTGGCCCGGTTACAATGTACAAAAAGCGTTACGATATTTTGGAGGATGTACGCGAAGCAGCTGTACATGTTGATGAAAAACTAAAAGCCAAACCTGTTGCCCCTGGCAAATACGACCTGGTTTTAGATCCTTCTCACCTATTCCTAACCATCCACGAGTCTGTTGGTCACCCGACAGAATTAGACCGTGTTTTAGGCTACGAAGCCAATTACGCGGGTACCAGTTTCCTTACTTTAGATAAATGGGAAAGCAAAAAATTCAACTTCGGGAGTAAAGAGGTAAACATCATTGGCGATAAACTAGAGGTGGGTTCATTAGGCGCCGTGGGTTATGATGATGAAGGCGTAAAATGTGGCCAATGGGATATTATTAAAGATGGGATTTTGGTGAATTACCAGACAATAAGAGATCAGGCACATATTTTAGGTTTAAAAGAATCGCAGGGTTGTTGCTATGCCGATAGCTGGGATAGTATTCAGTTCCAAAGAATGCCAAATGTTTCATTAGCACCTGGAAATGCTGTTTTAAGCGCGGCAGATATGGTAAAAAATGTGGAGAAAGGTATTTATATGTTTGGCCGTAACTCTTATTCTATCGATCAACAGCGTTATAATTTCCAGTTCAGCGCTCAGTTGGCCTACGAAATTAAGGATGGCAAAATTGTAGGCATGTTTAAAGACGCTGCTTATCAAGCCAATACACAAGAATTCTGGAACTCCTGTGTACAACGCTGCGATAAAAACGACTACAGGTTGGGCGGAACCTTTTCGGATGGAAAAGGTCAGCCAGGACAAGCAAGTGCGGTTTCGCATGGGAGTGCCACTACCCGTTTTAACGGAGTTAATGTGATTAATACGGGAAGGAAATTGGGGTAA
- a CDS encoding hypothetical protein (product_source=Hypo-rule applied; pfam=PF17648): MFSFVVKRLDFLKSIPLFALIFDSLLKMWMLITKPERLDQIDEIENEVLKWKNTSLSLHKFGGLQFNHNQIEFAHIHSNGLLDILFTQKIKAELMLDGRVEQHHVFKKSGWISFYVQHVEDVDYAIFLLKLSYNKIAGN; encoded by the coding sequence ATGTTTTCATTTGTGGTGAAGAGATTGGATTTTCTTAAATCAATACCATTGTTCGCACTGATATTTGATAGCTTATTGAAAATGTGGATGTTGATCACAAAGCCTGAAAGACTGGATCAGATTGACGAAATAGAAAACGAAGTTTTAAAGTGGAAAAATACTTCTTTAAGTCTGCATAAATTTGGTGGTTTGCAGTTTAACCATAACCAGATAGAATTTGCGCACATTCATAGTAATGGCTTATTGGACATTCTTTTTACGCAGAAAATTAAAGCAGAGTTAATGCTCGATGGGAGGGTAGAACAGCATCATGTATTCAAAAAATCGGGATGGATAAGCTTTTATGTTCAGCATGTTGAAGATGTAGATTATGCTATTTTTCTTCTCAAACTATCTTATAATAAAATTGCCGGTAACTAG
- a CDS encoding hypothetical protein (product_source=Hypo-rule applied; superfamily=55961; transmembrane_helix_parts=Outside_1_9,TMhelix_10_29,Inside_30_35,TMhelix_36_58,Outside_59_67,TMhelix_68_87,Inside_88_91,TMhelix_92_111,Outside_112_303), which produces MKTFLQSKLLQGIIISNVIVLIIIWLNNWLHSEKDGILVFSEFVILPLLMGVISAWFWRNLNLKSKLLIWYSILNGLLAILLSYIFLREGTICLIIVSPLIFAFVITGAFIGKTMFRKNNQTLNVSIVSILLVIFTVDSISDHHYRNMVSDEMIVKAAPEKIWKNVVSFEKIKQADTYWLFKAGMPSPMQTTVTAYKKGAGRKCIFSNGYVFDEKIVTFDINKDLTFDITGQPKDPEIMGHIDIERGQFLLKDNGNGTTTLVGNSWYSLKVFPIWYYDLWAESITRNVHLRVMHHIKELSEKN; this is translated from the coding sequence ATGAAAACGTTTCTCCAATCAAAATTACTTCAAGGGATCATTATCTCAAATGTAATCGTCTTAATCATTATCTGGTTAAATAATTGGCTTCATAGTGAAAAGGATGGCATTTTAGTGTTTTCAGAATTTGTTATTTTACCGCTTTTGATGGGGGTAATCAGTGCCTGGTTTTGGAGAAATCTGAATCTGAAAAGTAAATTGCTCATCTGGTATTCAATTTTAAATGGTCTCCTTGCTATTCTTTTAAGCTACATTTTTTTGAGAGAGGGGACAATTTGTTTAATTATTGTTTCGCCGCTCATTTTTGCTTTTGTAATCACTGGGGCATTTATTGGTAAAACAATGTTCAGGAAAAATAACCAAACTTTAAATGTAAGTATCGTTTCCATATTACTGGTGATTTTTACCGTTGATTCCATTTCTGATCATCATTATAGAAATATGGTAAGTGATGAAATGATAGTCAAAGCAGCACCAGAAAAAATTTGGAAGAATGTTGTTTCGTTTGAGAAGATCAAACAGGCAGATACCTATTGGCTTTTCAAAGCGGGAATGCCTAGCCCCATGCAAACTACTGTTACCGCTTATAAAAAAGGTGCAGGAAGAAAATGTATTTTTAGCAATGGATATGTTTTTGATGAAAAGATTGTAACTTTTGATATCAACAAGGATTTAACATTCGATATTACCGGGCAGCCTAAAGATCCTGAAATTATGGGACATATTGATATTGAAAGAGGTCAGTTTTTATTGAAAGATAATGGTAATGGAACCACCACTCTTGTTGGGAACAGCTGGTATAGTTTAAAGGTATTCCCAATTTGGTATTACGATTTATGGGCAGAAAGTATTACCAGAAATGTACATTTACGCGTAATGCATCATATTAAAGAACTTAGCGAAAAGAATTAA
- a CDS encoding hypothetical protein (product_source=Hypo-rule applied; cleavage_site_network=SignalP-noTM; pfam=PF14344; superfamily=49899), whose translation MRIYKFPILFFALATALFTSCKKTDYLDINAGDRPALSAKVKFINARQSTVAVNFLDFTRKVTATALQRNTATGYLDTQFGKVQFNLTEGTEASYKASYIFGGSANFVQETNSASFAGPNGPIANFAHSLFTVKKRLTSTLNPGNIDSLILVYDDLTLPVSGKAKIRFANFSPDAPKVDLTYASGTEIFTAVAYGNFGNQTVIPYTSGKAPAVIEGLTWKTLGPFKEVDAGTNLSLVIKDNTTKVVIPLTNSALNAATFEAGKIYTVYVNGTVGGTPGITATIITHN comes from the coding sequence ATGAGAATTTATAAATTTCCAATATTATTTTTTGCACTTGCCACTGCTTTGTTTACTTCCTGCAAAAAAACAGATTACCTCGATATAAATGCAGGTGATCGGCCCGCTTTAAGTGCTAAAGTGAAGTTTATCAATGCACGGCAATCAACCGTGGCAGTTAATTTCTTGGATTTTACCCGAAAAGTAACCGCAACCGCACTTCAACGGAATACAGCTACTGGTTATCTCGATACCCAGTTCGGAAAGGTACAGTTTAACCTCACCGAAGGAACGGAAGCTTCGTACAAGGCTTCTTATATTTTCGGTGGCAGTGCAAATTTTGTACAGGAAACAAATTCGGCATCATTTGCAGGTCCGAACGGACCTATTGCCAACTTTGCCCACAGCTTGTTCACGGTGAAGAAAAGATTAACCAGCACCTTAAATCCTGGAAATATTGATAGTTTGATCCTCGTTTATGATGATCTTACACTTCCTGTATCGGGAAAAGCCAAAATCCGCTTTGCCAATTTTTCGCCGGATGCACCAAAAGTTGACCTTACTTATGCCTCAGGCACAGAAATATTTACTGCTGTGGCTTATGGCAATTTTGGTAATCAAACCGTCATTCCTTACACCTCTGGAAAAGCACCTGCTGTGATTGAAGGTTTAACATGGAAAACACTAGGGCCTTTTAAGGAAGTAGATGCGGGTACAAACCTTAGCCTAGTTATTAAAGATAATACGACTAAGGTCGTTATCCCTTTAACAAACAGCGCTTTAAATGCCGCTACTTTCGAGGCTGGGAAAATTTATACGGTTTATGTTAACGGTACAGTAGGTGGAACACCTGGCATTACTGCTACCATAATTACGCACAATTAA
- a CDS encoding iron complex outermembrane receptor protein (product_source=KO:K02014; cath_funfam=2.170.130.10,2.40.170.20,2.60.40.1120; cleavage_site_network=SignalP-noTM; cog=COG1629; ko=KO:K02014; pfam=PF00593,PF07715,PF13715; superfamily=49464,56935) — protein MKIKLLLLLLLTTVCSKLSAQQRIITGVVVSAEDKTPLPGVSVKIKGLDGSTVTDKDGVFKISTKNGRFIEVSYISYKTATIEIGSSIKLNVSLEQADNTLSELQIVGSRNANRTKLNSPVPVDVIDLKTLQQNSPQASVTQLLQYVSPSFHSSVSGGGDAASATSTVQLKGLGVDQVLVLVNGKRRHKSSNISWGGLGNGATGYDLNAIPVGAIDRIEILRDGAAAQYGSDAIAGVINVVLKSNPGEITASTIESIRRRGDGLTTRTNANIGLRLGTKGFLNVTGEYATQAVSLPSGNYSDGIYIGPAYGGGANTRGFDQIYTKEIDDAIIASRGVDRHFFDQRGSTNKSKDGLLSFNAAIPLKDGFEVYSFGGISHRNSQFTAVYRLPGWTERNNTFVYPDGFLPAMDNIITDQSFAVGVKGKVSGWNFDVSNVYGRNAFDNIISNTLNASLGQKTPRTFNAGSYDASQNSGSLDFSRKFDKVLNGLNVAFGGQYRVETYQIIAGEEGSYLKADLSPIYSIGYTTGGIPYFVAAGSTPLNGLSPGSQIHAGFRPSNEVNVKRSISAAYADLELNVTDKWLLSGAVRVENYSDFGSVTTYKAATRYGFAKWLAVRGGINTGFRAPDLAQFYYTETSTTFQNGVAIDQVTANNVNPATKALGIPSLQPEKSKGYSAGITSQPIQNVEITIDAYQVDIKDRVGNTGRFSATDTNLPADVRALFVQTGTVQAKFFYNSFSTRTRGIEFTGSYRFLLPNGGNVAFLAGANLQKTTLTKVNTPKGLEAYRYIIFDESEEVRVTRSIPKTKITLQGTYNINKFNFLLRSVYFGSVSAVSQLNANFPKPDYYYQTYRPIWITDISAGYKITPVLQATVGVNNLFNVLGDYSIPAPGSNITRTNSPSAAQSGTSTGLQPFIRLSATFK, from the coding sequence ATGAAGATAAAACTACTTTTATTATTGCTGTTAACTACAGTTTGTTCAAAATTATCTGCCCAGCAAAGAATCATCACGGGGGTGGTTGTTTCTGCAGAAGATAAAACGCCATTGCCTGGGGTATCAGTAAAGATTAAGGGATTGGACGGTTCTACCGTTACCGATAAAGACGGTGTATTTAAAATTTCTACTAAAAACGGGCGATTTATCGAGGTTTCTTATATCAGTTATAAAACCGCTACCATCGAAATTGGATCATCGATTAAATTGAACGTTTCGCTCGAACAGGCTGACAATACCTTGAGTGAACTCCAGATTGTTGGTTCACGGAATGCCAATCGAACAAAACTTAATTCACCTGTTCCTGTTGATGTGATTGATTTAAAAACACTTCAACAAAACTCTCCACAGGCCAGTGTAACGCAATTGCTTCAGTATGTATCGCCATCTTTCCACTCATCGGTTTCTGGTGGTGGCGATGCAGCATCAGCCACCTCTACTGTACAGCTGAAAGGCTTGGGGGTAGATCAGGTGTTGGTTTTGGTAAACGGTAAAAGACGGCATAAAAGTTCGAACATCAGTTGGGGCGGTTTGGGCAATGGTGCTACCGGATACGATCTGAATGCCATTCCAGTAGGTGCGATAGACCGCATTGAGATTTTAAGGGATGGTGCCGCGGCACAATACGGATCAGATGCCATTGCAGGGGTAATTAATGTTGTGTTAAAAAGCAATCCAGGTGAAATTACCGCAAGTACCATTGAGAGCATCCGCCGAAGAGGTGATGGATTAACCACCAGAACAAATGCCAATATTGGCCTTAGGCTTGGCACAAAAGGCTTTCTTAATGTTACCGGCGAATATGCTACACAGGCAGTATCGCTTCCTTCTGGCAATTATTCAGATGGAATATACATTGGCCCGGCTTATGGTGGGGGAGCAAACACGCGGGGCTTCGATCAGATTTACACCAAAGAAATTGATGATGCCATTATTGCCAGCCGAGGTGTTGACCGCCATTTTTTTGATCAGCGTGGTTCGACGAATAAGTCAAAAGATGGTTTGTTATCATTTAACGCAGCCATTCCCTTAAAAGATGGTTTTGAAGTTTACTCATTTGGTGGAATCAGTCACCGCAATTCGCAGTTTACTGCTGTTTACCGCTTGCCAGGATGGACAGAACGTAACAATACTTTTGTGTATCCCGATGGATTTTTGCCTGCCATGGATAATATCATCACCGATCAATCTTTTGCCGTAGGTGTAAAAGGAAAGGTAAGCGGGTGGAACTTTGATGTCTCAAATGTGTACGGTAGAAATGCTTTTGACAATATTATCAGCAACACGTTGAATGCCAGTTTAGGTCAAAAAACACCAAGGACTTTTAATGCAGGTAGTTATGACGCTTCACAGAATAGCGGAAGTTTAGACTTCTCCAGAAAATTCGATAAAGTGCTTAACGGATTAAACGTTGCTTTTGGCGGTCAGTACCGTGTAGAAACCTATCAGATTATAGCCGGAGAAGAAGGTTCTTATTTAAAAGCAGATTTAAGTCCCATTTATTCTATTGGCTACACCACAGGCGGAATCCCGTATTTTGTTGCTGCAGGGAGTACACCTTTAAACGGACTTTCTCCAGGTTCTCAGATCCATGCAGGGTTTAGGCCTTCCAACGAAGTAAATGTAAAACGTTCTATTTCGGCAGCTTATGCCGATCTCGAACTAAATGTAACCGATAAATGGCTTTTATCAGGTGCGGTAAGGGTAGAAAATTATTCTGATTTTGGTAGCGTAACTACTTATAAAGCCGCAACCCGATATGGTTTTGCAAAATGGTTAGCCGTTCGTGGTGGTATCAATACAGGGTTCAGGGCTCCAGATCTTGCACAGTTTTATTATACCGAAACGTCTACAACCTTCCAGAATGGTGTGGCAATCGATCAGGTTACGGCGAACAATGTAAATCCAGCTACCAAGGCTTTGGGGATTCCATCACTTCAGCCCGAAAAATCGAAAGGCTATTCTGCCGGAATAACTTCTCAGCCTATTCAGAATGTTGAGATCACCATTGATGCCTATCAGGTTGATATTAAAGATCGGGTAGGTAATACCGGACGGTTTTCTGCCACAGATACCAATCTGCCAGCCGATGTAAGGGCATTATTTGTACAAACAGGTACCGTACAGGCCAAGTTCTTTTATAATTCATTCAGCACAAGAACCAGGGGGATCGAATTTACCGGAAGTTACCGCTTTCTGCTTCCCAATGGAGGTAATGTAGCTTTTCTGGCTGGTGCAAACCTGCAAAAAACAACTTTGACTAAAGTGAATACACCAAAAGGACTTGAAGCTTATCGCTATATCATTTTCGACGAAAGTGAGGAGGTGCGGGTAACCCGGAGCATTCCGAAAACCAAAATAACGCTTCAGGGAACGTACAATATCAACAAGTTTAATTTTTTATTACGTAGTGTATATTTTGGTTCGGTATCGGCAGTAAGCCAGTTGAATGCCAATTTTCCTAAACCCGATTATTATTATCAGACCTATAGGCCGATCTGGATTACCGATATCTCAGCAGGGTACAAGATTACCCCTGTGCTGCAGGCAACAGTTGGTGTAAATAACTTATTCAATGTTTTGGGCGATTATTCCATCCCTGCACCTGGAAGCAATATTACGAGAACAAATTCACCAAGTGCTGCACAATCGGGTACAAGTACAGGTTTACAACCATTTATCAGGCTTTCGGCCACTTTTAAATAA